Proteins found in one Paenibacillus dendritiformis genomic segment:
- a CDS encoding LacI family DNA-binding transcriptional regulator, giving the protein MPNIHDIAKKAGVSVSTVSRVLNNYKYVSDEKRKAVQKVIDEWSFAPNRNAIGLIRGETRMIGVIMPYNNNQAFDQMLHGALNRSRELDYSVAVLPTKYDKSKELEYLYMLKNKWLDGVIITSRANDWDQILPYVEYGAVIACEFTEHPEIGCAYIDRYASYVDAFQYLKEKGHAATAFTIARGGESRSTQQTFAAYENVFGSVPDGYVISNCYSFEDGYRAAEKLLSLEDRPTAIFANGDEVAGGIYRYALSNGLAIPHDLAIMGQENQPVGVALDLCSIDHRLVQVGEQAFDLAVRRSRDKVNIPYRILARSSV; this is encoded by the coding sequence GTGCCAAATATACACGATATCGCCAAGAAAGCCGGGGTATCGGTCTCGACCGTATCCAGAGTGCTGAACAACTACAAATATGTGTCTGACGAAAAAAGAAAAGCCGTGCAGAAGGTTATCGATGAATGGAGCTTCGCTCCCAACCGCAATGCGATTGGCTTGATTCGAGGGGAAACAAGGATGATCGGGGTTATCATGCCCTACAACAACAATCAGGCCTTCGATCAGATGCTTCACGGCGCATTGAACCGATCGCGGGAACTGGATTATTCCGTCGCCGTGCTGCCGACGAAATACGATAAAAGCAAAGAGCTGGAATATCTCTATATGCTGAAAAATAAATGGTTGGATGGCGTAATTATCACCTCCCGCGCGAATGATTGGGATCAAATATTGCCTTATGTCGAGTACGGAGCGGTGATCGCCTGCGAATTTACCGAGCATCCCGAGATTGGATGCGCTTATATCGATCGGTATGCCTCTTATGTAGACGCCTTTCAGTATTTGAAGGAGAAGGGACATGCCGCAACGGCCTTCACGATCGCGAGGGGAGGGGAGAGCAGGAGCACGCAACAGACGTTCGCGGCGTATGAAAACGTATTCGGCAGCGTGCCGGACGGTTACGTCATCTCGAATTGCTATTCGTTCGAGGATGGATATCGAGCGGCCGAGAAGCTGCTCAGCCTAGAGGACAGGCCGACGGCCATATTCGCCAACGGGGATGAGGTGGCCGGCGGGATATACCGGTATGCGCTCTCGAACGGGCTGGCCATTCCGCATGATCTGGCGATTATGGGGCAGGAAAACCAGCCGGTCGGCGTAGCCCTCGACCTGTGCTCCATCGACCATCGGCTCGTGCAGGTCGGCGAGCAGGCCTTCGACCTGGCGGTGCGTCGTTCACGTGACAAGGTGAACATTCCTTACCGGATCCTTGCCAGATCATCGGTATAA
- a CDS encoding HAD family hydrolase — MYQAFLFDLDGTIIDSELIGLRALQETMAELGLTYHLDELRFSLGIPSYKTMEMLNVKDIPAAIKICVEKEKPYMSKVPIFQGMRDVIAKLPACGIVTSKTAEEMKDSFYLLGIDHYFQAVVCASDTSKHKPDPEPLELGLRRMDCTADNAVYIGDSIYDMKCAKAAGVDFGLALWGAKSASGFEDARYIFETPHDIMKLLHR, encoded by the coding sequence ATGTATCAAGCTTTTCTCTTTGATCTGGACGGTACCATTATCGATTCGGAGCTCATCGGGCTTCGTGCGCTGCAAGAGACGATGGCCGAGTTGGGGCTCACGTATCATCTGGACGAGCTTCGCTTCTCGCTGGGAATTCCAAGCTACAAAACGATGGAAATGTTAAACGTGAAAGACATTCCTGCCGCCATAAAAATATGTGTAGAGAAAGAAAAACCGTATATGAGCAAGGTTCCCATTTTCCAGGGAATGCGGGACGTCATCGCCAAGCTTCCGGCATGCGGGATCGTAACTTCCAAGACGGCAGAAGAAATGAAGGATAGCTTCTATTTGCTCGGCATCGATCATTATTTTCAAGCGGTTGTGTGCGCCAGTGATACGAGCAAGCACAAGCCCGATCCGGAACCGCTCGAATTGGGGCTGCGGCGAATGGATTGCACAGCGGATAACGCGGTTTATATCGGGGACTCTATCTATGATATGAAGTGCGCCAAGGCGGCGGGAGTCGATTTCGGCCTCGCGCTGTGGGGGGCGAAGTCGGCATCCGGATTCGAGGACGCCCGGTATATTTTCGAGACGCCGCACGATATTATGAAGCTGCTGCATCGGTAA
- a CDS encoding polysaccharide pyruvyl transferase family protein gives MKPYDKKKRVIIWGSGHDRLNPFSFGSSALPESKEFCLKVKEVVDHAAYCGVRGPWTFEYMRQMGVATDRVTISGDPAMLSSPPASDADGDQTGERWIGINWGTSYNRIYGKDEAYVENQVASAARFLIEEGYKIYVYPVWGPDREACKRLCNKIGASDKVVYDAGVHSYEKYLQLMKRFDLTINFKLHANVLSAAADVPFICLGYRFKSFDFTHSIGLPQLAISTDAAQLADRIRDTAAYAQANKISIINQIGSHRQAVTASLEKPFLERLF, from the coding sequence ATGAAGCCGTACGACAAAAAAAAGCGCGTAATCATTTGGGGCAGCGGCCATGATCGCTTGAACCCGTTCAGCTTCGGTTCCAGTGCTCTTCCTGAAAGCAAAGAGTTTTGCCTGAAGGTGAAAGAAGTTGTCGATCATGCGGCCTACTGCGGCGTACGCGGGCCGTGGACATTTGAATATATGCGGCAAATGGGCGTCGCGACGGATCGGGTGACGATCAGCGGCGATCCGGCCATGCTATCGTCCCCGCCAGCGTCTGATGCGGATGGCGATCAGACCGGCGAACGATGGATCGGCATCAATTGGGGCACCTCCTATAACCGGATTTACGGCAAAGATGAAGCGTACGTCGAGAATCAGGTCGCTTCCGCAGCTCGCTTCCTCATCGAGGAAGGCTACAAGATATATGTGTATCCGGTATGGGGGCCGGACCGGGAGGCATGCAAGCGGCTGTGCAATAAGATCGGCGCTTCCGACAAAGTCGTATATGATGCAGGAGTGCATTCGTATGAAAAATATTTGCAGCTGATGAAACGGTTTGACCTGACCATCAATTTCAAGCTTCACGCCAACGTTCTGTCTGCAGCGGCGGATGTTCCTTTCATTTGCCTGGGGTACCGTTTCAAATCGTTCGATTTCACCCATTCCATCGGTCTTCCGCAACTGGCCATCTCCACGGACGCGGCGCAGCTGGCCGATCGTATTCGCGACACGGCCGCTTATGCGCAAGCCAACAAGATTTCGATTATCAACCAAATCGGCAGCCACCGGCAAGCGGTCACCGCAAGCTTGGAAAAGCCTTTTCTGGAGCGTTTATTTTAA